One window of the Zea mays cultivar B73 chromosome 3, Zm-B73-REFERENCE-NAM-5.0, whole genome shotgun sequence genome contains the following:
- the LOC100285709 gene encoding Dirigent protein 1 precursor: MALAHLPFVLLLVSSVAAFAAGDHGLTHIHLYVHETYTGANATAAAVLQSPLGANSSFGSMGVVDDEIRVGPDRSSQLVGRYQGVFFGTSVQLGAGYLSSITLVFTAGEYNGSTLSVQGPLLGFTGTIERAVVGGTGKFRLARGYMLFKMISKPTPETDVNEINLFVLMHPAGKY; encoded by the coding sequence ATGGCGCTTGCccacctccccttcgtcctcctcTTGGTGTCGTCCGTCGCCGCCTTCGCCGCAGGCGACCACGGCCTCACGCACATCCACCTGTACGTGCACGAGACGTACACCGGGGCGAACGCCACGGCCGCCGCCGTGCTGCAGTCCCCGCTGGGCGCCAACTCGTCGTTCGGGAGCATGGGCGTGGTGGACGACGAGATACGCGTGGGCCCGGACCGGTCGTCGCAGCTCGTCGGCCGGTACCAGGGCGTCTTCTTCGGCACGAGCGTGCAGCTGGGCGCCGGCTACCTGTCGTCCATCACGCTGGTGTTCACCGCCGGCGAGTACAACGGGAGCACCCTGTCCGTGCAGGGGCCCCTGCTCGGGTTCACTGGCACCATCGAGCGCGCCGTGGTCGGCGGCACCGGCAAGTTCAGGCTGGCGCGCGGGTACATGCTTTTCAAGATGATAAGCAAGCCGACGCCGGAGACGGACGTCAACGAGATCAACCTGTTCGTGCTCATGCACCCCGCTGGCAAGTACTAG